The following are encoded in a window of Spea bombifrons isolate aSpeBom1 chromosome 2, aSpeBom1.2.pri, whole genome shotgun sequence genomic DNA:
- the ABHD15 gene encoding protein ABHD15 — translation MGSVLNLSSTALLCVTILLILLATLFWTKRKGDDSIVEDEEEEAHGDVFRGTWESLPGGYQLICKPSALANWLRRDIQRLSYLDSNHCWWKNWPHLQTVIQHLLPADRILELARDHLQMTDGGIVALDWVVGPRPSSRPRRSTNTVVNPPLLLLIPNSFGKMTRNLQKLSLQALEEGYYPVIFNRRGQNDCPLTSPKFQAFGDPADLKEAVTYIRFKHPSSLLFAVSEGLGSGLLLSYLGECGSSSYITAACSISPVFRCQEWFETGLTCFYEWALLLYQKVILSRYSTALAEVLPTDKLFRSSSLQEFQKLLFCPTSSESISWESYWERNDPLRDVDEVAVPVLCICSTDDPIRGLPEATLPIELFRTNPYFFLLLTHHGGHCGFLTGSLESWSHEVTLHYFRSITDFFCVEEKTRGQSRRQSSNMIGRLRRATLQRRERPRHTDPEEIFSWKRSYTR, via the exons ATGGGTTCAGTGCTTAATCTGAGTTCTACAGCTTTGTTGTGTGTAACTATCCTACTTATTCTTTTAGCAACATTATTTTGGACCAAAAGGAAAGGGGATGACAGCATTGTagaagatgaagaggaggaggcgCATGGAGATGTTTttagaggcacttgggagtccCTGCCTGGGGGTTATCAGTTGATTTGTAAGCCGTCAGCTCTTGCCAACTGGCTTCGGAGAGATATCCAGCGGTTGTCTTATCTGGACTCCAATCACTGTTGGTGGAAGAACTGGCCACATCTCCAGACAGTTATTCAACACTTGCTACCAGCTGACAGAATACTGGAGTTGGCCAGGGACCATTTGCAGATGACCGATGGAGGTATAGTTGCTTTGGACTGGGTGGTGGGCCCAAGACCATCTTCCAGACCTAGAAGAAGTACAAACACAGTGGTCAACCCACCTCTTCTCTTGCTAATTCCTAATTCATTTGGGAAGATGACCAGAAACCTACAGAAACTTTCTCTGCAAGCCCTAGAAGAAGGTTATTACCCAGTCATTTTTAACCGGAGAGGCCAAAACGACTGTCCACTGACCAGTCCAAAATTCCAAGCTTTTGGAGATCCTGCTGACCTTAAAGAGGCTGTCACCTACATTCGTTTCAAGCATCCATCGTCCTTGCTCTTTGCGGTTAGCGAGGGTCTGGGTTCTGGACTCCTGCTCTCCTATCTAGGAGAGTGTGGGTCATCCAGCTATATCACAGCCGCTTGCAGTATATCGCCAGTGTTCCGCTGCCAGGAATGGTTTGAGACCGGTCTGACCTGTTTCTACGAATGGGCTCTGCTACTTTATCAGAAAGTTATTCTTAGCAG ATACTCCACCGCTTTAGCAGAGGTTCTTCCAACTGATAAACTTTTTCGAAGCTCTTCCCTGCAAGAATTCCAGAAGCTTTTATTTTGCCCGACCAGCAGCGAGAGCATAAGCTGGGAGAGCTACTGGGAGCGTAACGACCCCCTCCGTGACGTGGATGAAGTTGCTGTACcagttttatgtatttgtagCACCGATGACCCCATTCGAGGACTTCCAGAGGCCACTCTTCCCATTGAGCTCTTCCGGACTAAtccttattttttccttttattgacACATCATGGAGGACATTGTGGTTTCCTTACTGGGTCATTAGAATCATGGAGTCACGAAGTTACTTTACACTACTTCAGATCCATTACGGATTTTTTCTGTGTAGAAGAGAAAACAAGGGGACAGTCCAGACGTCAGAGTTCAAACATGATTGGCAGGCTGAGAAGAGCAACACTGCAACGACGTGAAAGGCCTCGGCACACAGACCCCGAAGAGATATTTAGCTGgaaaaggtcatacactagatag
- the TP53I13 gene encoding tumor protein p53-inducible protein 13 codes for MWRLCARCLLLLCTVLDARAVCDNGRFNIDVDVPDKSAYLCAEEYWPPPEVLPSISTSYKEENSYHACMDTKIEYTSRIPNSGMHRPKWAKYGEYIYCPPQRWVHNLKKGGVSFLYHPCVNPQLKEELAKVARSSMYKHIITPLKSLSRDRPIALAAWCATLEMSRLRLNEVRDWLQANVYQQHDRGKNGYYQHLLIQPSLMMFDKGARSGNHTEVLSNSFLNLGKWFSKAHPKKRRAVSFRGSLLPVTPVAEVTAKQSQNVFESHKTNLSDAGTVVSSTTKTERVEPASLAASPMPEQEGHLGGTGGSIQSTGFNKTADSSVPEPPGLKEIPVLGNNSQHSNKESPPIENRENTFVKFEDNEERPLPSTPSQELNASKYLDNHVNAVQKDNVGKPDVGNSEKWTDQPPKALPATPPKSLENNTGAKKECICQHEPTPPPPAAQKRSGTGLHKSSDDYLLTPRSEDAAWAAASLIFLFVLLTICVLYTQIYKKFRKSQSLYWASERHSEETETVASVIKRRLIQGHSKRKKWISRKKSPVLLYESLSESSD; via the exons ATGTGGCGTCTGTGCGCCCGCTGCCTACTGCTCCTGTGCACGGTGCTGGACGCCAGAGCTGTGTGCGATAACGGACGG TTTAACATTGATGTGGACGTCCCGGATAAATCTGCCTACTTGTGTGCCGAGGAATACTGGCCGCCCCCCGAG GTGCTTCCGAGTATATCCACGAGCTACAAGGAAGAG AACTCCTACCACGCCTGTATGGACACGAAGATAGAGTACACGTCCCGTATCCCGAATAG CGGGATGCACCGACCAAAATGGGCCAAGTATGGAGAGTACATCTACTGCCCACCCCAACGTTGGGTGCACAACCTCAAG AAAGGAGGGGTGTCTTTCCTATATCACCCCTGTGTCAACCCACAACTGAAGGAAGAATTAGCCAAAGTGGCCCGATCCTCCATGTACAAGCATATCATCACCCCTCTAAAGAGCCTCTCAAGAGATCGG CCCATTGCCTTGGCTGCATGGTGTGCGACGTTGGAAATGTCTCGCTTACGCCTGAACGAGGTTAGGGACTGGCTGCAGGCCAACGTCTACCAGCAACATGATCGTGGAAAGAATGGCTATTATCAGCACCTGCTCATCCAGCCGTCATTGATGATGTTTGATAAAGGCGCACGCTCTGGAAATCACACAGAG GTGTTGAGCAATTCCTTTTTAAACCTTGGCAAATGGTTCAGCAAAGCTCACCCGAAGAAGAGGAGAGCAGTTTCCTTCCGTGGGTCTCTGTTACCCGTCACCCCTGTGGCTGAAGTTACCGCAAAGCAGTCACAGAATGTATTTGAATCTCACAAAACAAACCTATCAGACGCTGGTACTGTAGTTTCTTCTACTACAAAAACTGAGCGTGTAGAACCGGCCTCTTTGGCAGCTTCTCCTATGCCCGAACAAGAAGGTCATCTTGGAGGTACAGGAGGCAGCATTCAGAGCACAGGGTTTAATAAGACTGCTGATAGCAGCGTTCCTGAGCCTCCAGGGCTGAAAGAAATACCAGTCTTGGGAAATAATTCACAACATAGTAACAAGGAGTCACCTCCGATAGAAAACCGTGAAAATACCTTTGTCAAGTTTGAGGACAACGAGGAAAGACCGTTACCATCTACCCCAAGTCAAGAATTGAATGCTTCTAAATACCTGGACAATCACGTAAACGCGGTCCAGAAGGACAATGTTGGAAAACCAGATGTTGGAAACTCTGAAAAATGGACTGACCAACCTCCAAAAGCCTTGCCAGCTACACCTCCAAAGTCATTGGAAAACAACACGGGAGCGAAGAAAGAGTGCATATGTCAACACGAGCCAACACCACCTCCGCCTGCAGCCCAAAAGAGATCTGGGACTGGACTGCATAAGTCTTCTGATGACTACTTGCTCACACCTCGTTCAGAGGATGCAGCCTGGGCTGCCGCTTCTTTGATCTTCTTATTTGTATTATTGACCATTTGCGTCCTTTACACGCAAATTTATAAGAAGTTCCGGAAGAGCCAGAGCCTGTACTGGGCTTCAGAAAGGCACTCTGAAGAAACCGAAACAGTGGCGT CTGTTATTAAGAGAAGATTAATACAAGGCCACAGTAAGAGGAAGAAATGGATCAGCCGGAAGAAAAGCCCTGTGCTGCTGTATGAGAGTTTAAGCGAGAGCTCTGACTAG
- the TAOK1 gene encoding serine/threonine-protein kinase TAO1, with amino-acid sequence MPSTSRAGSLKDPDVAELFFRDDPEKLFTDLREIGHGSFGAVYFAHDVRTNEVVAIKKMSYSGKQSNEKWQDIIKEVKFLQRIQHPNSIEYKGCYLREHTAWLVMEYCLGSASDLLEVHKKPLQEIEIAAITHGALQGLAYLHSHNLIHRDIKAGNILLTEPGQVKLADFGSASIASPANSFVGTPYWMAPEVILAMDEGQYDGKVDVWSLGITCIELAERKPPLFNMNAMSALYHIAQNDSPTLQSNEWSDYFRNFVDSCLQKIPQDRPTSDELLKHMFVLRERPETVLIDLIQRTKDAVRELDNLQYRKMKKLLFQEAHNGPAVETQEEEEDQEHGIGRSGTVNSIGSNQSIPSMSISASSQSSSVNSLPDASDDKSELDMMEGDHTVMSNSSVIHLKPEEESYPEEPEPRTRPSEPQSPPQVSRHKSHYRNREHFATIRTASLVTRQIQEHEQDSELREQMSGYKRMRRQHQKQLMALENKLKAEMDEHRLRLDKDLETQRNNFAAEMEKLIKKHQAAMDKELKLMTNEEKKFQQHIQAQQKKELNSFLESQKREYKLRKEQLKEELNENQSTPKKEKQEWLSKQKENFQHYQAEEEANLLRRQRQYLELECRRFKRRMLLGRHNLEQDLVREELNKRQTQKDLEHAMLLRQHESMQELEFRHLNTIQRMRCELIKLQHQTELTNQLEYNKRRERELRRKHVMEVRQQPKSLKSKELQIKKQFQDTCKIQTRQYKALRNHLLETTPKNEHKAVLKRLKEEQTRKLAILAEQYDHSINEMLSTQALRLDEAQEAECQVLKMQLQQELELLNAYQSKIKMQAEAQHERELRELEQRVSLRRALLEQKIEEEMLALQNERTERIRSLLERQAREIEAFDSESMRLGFSNMILSNLSPEAFSHSYPGASGWSHNPTGGSGSQWGHPMGGPPQAWGHPMQGGPQPWGHPSGSVQGVPRGSTMGVRNSPQALRRTASGGRTEQGMSRSTSVTSQISNGSHMSYT; translated from the exons ATGCCGTCGACGAGTCGAGCCGGAAGTCTGAAGGACCCAGACGTAGCGGAGCTCTTTTTTAGAGATGATCCTGAGAAGCTTTTTACGGATCTTCGAGAAATTGGCCATGGAAGCTTTGGAGCCGTTTATTTT GCACACGATGTGCGTACCAATGAAGTGGTGGCCATCAAGAAAATGTCCTACAGTGGGAAGCAGTCAAATGAG AaatggcaagacatcatcaaaGAAGTCAAGTTTCTTCAAAGGATACAACATCCTAACAGTATAGAGTACAAGGGCTGCTATCTGAGAGAGCACACAGCATGG CTTGTGATGGAATATTGTCTAGGATCTGCATCTGACTTACTAGaag TACACAAAAAACCGCTGCAAGAAATTGAAATAGCCGCGATCACTCATGGGGCTCTGCAGGGTCTAGCTTATTTGCATTCACATAACTTGATCCATAG AGATATCAAGGCAGGTAATATCCTTCTCACAGAACCAGGCCAGGTAAAACTTGCTGACTTTGGATCTGCTTCAATAGCTTCTCCTGCCAATTCCTTTGTGGGGACACCATATTG GATGGCCCCAGAAGTAATATTAGCCATGGATGAAGGGCAGTATGATGGAAAAGTGGATGTATGGTCTCTGGGGATCACTTGTATTGAGCTTG cTGAAAGGAAGCCTccattatttaatatgaatGCAATGAGTGCCTTATACCACATAGCGCAGAATGACTCCCCTACTCTTCAGTCTAACGAATG GTCTGACTACTTCCGGAACTTTGTAGATTCATGTCTTCAGAAAATCCCTCAAGACAGGCCAACATCAGATGAACTGCTTAAG CACATGTTTGTCCTGCGGGAGAGGCCTGAAACAGTGTTAATTGACCTGATCCAGAGGACAAAAGATGCTGTTAGGGAGCTGGACAACCTCCAGTATCGCAAGATGAAGAAGCTGCTTTTCCAAGAGGCTCACAATGGGCCCGCTGTGGAGacgcaggaggaggaagag GATCAAGAACATGGCATTGGCCGATCAGGGACTGTCAATAGCATTGGTAGCAACCAGTCTATTCCCAGCATGTCTATCAGCGCCAGTAGTCAAAGCAGCAGTGTGAACAGTCTTCCTGATGCCTCGGATGATAAGAGTGAGCTGGACATGATGGAAGGAGATCATACCGTGATGTCAAACAGCTCTGTCATTCATTTAAAGCCA gAGGAAGAAAGTTACCCAGAAGAGCCGGAACCTAGAACGCGGCCATCAGAACCGCAGTCTCCTCCCCAAGTCTCTCGTCATAAATCTCACTATCGCAACCGCGAACACTTTGCCACCATACGCACAGCCTCTTTG GTGACGAGGCAGATTCAGGAGCATGAGCAGGATTCTGAGTTGCGAGAGCAGATGTCTGGCTACAAGCGCATGAGGAGGCAACATCAGAAGCAGCTCATGGCATTGGAGAACAAGCTTAAGGCAGAGATGGATGAGCATCGTCTTCGCTTAGACAAAGATCTAGAAACACAGAGAAACAACTTTGCCGcagaaatggaaaaacttaTTAAGAAACATCAGGCGGCTATGGATAAAGAG ctaaAGCTGATGACAAATGAAGAGAAAAAATTCCAGCAACATATCCAGGCGCAGCAAAAGAAAGAACTGAACAGTTTTTTAGAGTCACAAAAACGAGAATATAAACTTCGCAAGGAGCAGCTGAAAGAG GAGCTAAATGAAAACCAGAGTAccccaaagaaagaaaaacaggaaTGGCTTTCCAAGCAGAAAGAGAATTTCCAGCATTACCAAGCTGAAGAAGAAGCTAATCTCCTGCGACGACAAAGGCAATACCTGGAGTTGGAGTGCCGCAGATTTAAGAGGCGGATGCTGCTTGGCAGGCACAACCTGGAGCAGGATCTAGTGAGAGAG GAGCTCAACAAAAGGCAGACTCAAAAGGACTTAGAACATGCAATGCTCCTTCGACAGCACGAATCCATGCAAGAGCTGGAGTTCCGACACCTTAATACTATTCAGAGGATGCGATGTGAACTCATAAAGCTGCAGCACCAAACAGAACTCACAAACCAGCTGGAATACAATAAGAGACGCGAGAGGGAGCTTAGGCGCAAGCATGTCATGGAGGTCCGACAGCAGCCCAAAAGCCTCAAG TCTAAAGAGTTACAGATAAAGAAGCAGTTCCAGGACACATGCAAAATCCAAACACGCCAGTATAAAGCTTTGAGGAATCACCTCTTGGAGACCACACCAAAGAACGAACACAAGGCGGTGCTCAAACGGCTGAAAGAGGAGCAGACCCGCAAACTCGCGATATTGGCTGAGCAGTATGATCACAGCATTAATGAAATGCTGTCTACGCAAGCA CTGCGTCTGGATGAGGCACAAGAAGCAGAGTGCCAAGTTCTGAAAATGCAGCTGCAGCAGGAGCTGGAATTACTAAATGCCTATCAAAGCAAAATCAAGATGCAGGCGGAGGCTCAGCACGAGCGCGAGCTGCGGGAACTGGAGCAGAGGGTTTCACTGCGCAGGGCCCTGCTGGAGCAAAAG ATTGAAGAAGAAATGTTGGCTCTTCAAAATGAGCGCACCGAACGGATACGAAGTCTGTTGGAGCGCCAAGCACGGGAAATTGAAGCGTTTGACTCTGAAAGCATGAGGCTAGGCTTTAGCAATATGATACTCTCTAATCTCTCCCCCGAGGCGTTCAGCCACAGCTACCCGGGAGCTTCTGGCTGGTCCCATAATCCCACTGGTGGCTCTGGATCTCAGTGGGGTCACCCCATGGGAGGCCCACCTCAAGCCTGGGGTCACCCAATGCAAGGTGGGCCCCAACCATGGGGTCATCCTTCAGGGTCCGTACAAGGTGTCCCCCGTGGCAGTACGATGGGGGTCCGCAACAGCCCCCAGGCTCTGAGGCGGACAGCTTCTGGGGGACGGACAGAGCAGGGAATGAGTAGGAGCACAAGTGTTACTTCACAGATATCCAATGGTTCCCATATGTCTTACACATAA